In Lentibacillus amyloliquefaciens, one DNA window encodes the following:
- the cysK gene encoding cysteine synthase A produces the protein MRVADNINGLIGETPIVKLNRTAENDSADIYVKLEFMNPGSSVKDRIALSMIEAAEKEGALKEGDTIIEPTSGNTGIGLAMVAAAKGYKALLVMPDTMSKERRNLLRAYGAELVLTPGADAMKGAIKKAEELKQEHGYFMPQQFSNEANTEVHERTTGQEIVKQMGDGLDGFVSGIGTGGTITGAGKVLKEHFDGIKLYAVEPDDSAVLSGDSAGPHKIQGLGAGFVPDILDTAIYDETLRITNDEAFQTTREVAKQEGILGGISAGAAVAAAKKVAKQLGKGKKVLAIIPDNGERYLSTPLYQYDEE, from the coding sequence ATGAGAGTTGCTGACAATATCAATGGTCTCATTGGCGAAACACCGATTGTAAAATTAAATCGTACAGCTGAGAATGACAGTGCAGATATTTACGTGAAACTGGAATTCATGAACCCGGGAAGCTCCGTGAAAGACAGGATTGCTTTATCCATGATTGAAGCAGCCGAAAAAGAAGGTGCATTAAAAGAAGGTGACACCATTATCGAGCCGACAAGCGGCAACACCGGAATCGGTCTGGCAATGGTTGCTGCTGCAAAAGGGTATAAGGCTTTATTGGTGATGCCTGATACAATGAGTAAAGAGCGCCGTAACTTACTGCGTGCTTATGGGGCTGAGCTGGTATTGACCCCTGGTGCAGATGCTATGAAAGGCGCCATTAAAAAGGCTGAAGAACTAAAGCAAGAGCACGGTTATTTTATGCCGCAGCAATTTAGTAATGAAGCTAATACGGAAGTGCACGAGCGCACAACTGGTCAGGAGATTGTCAAACAGATGGGCGACGGTCTTGACGGGTTTGTTTCCGGAATTGGAACTGGCGGGACGATTACCGGTGCCGGCAAAGTCTTGAAAGAGCACTTCGATGGCATTAAACTTTATGCAGTTGAACCTGATGATTCTGCTGTCCTTTCGGGAGATTCTGCCGGACCGCACAAAATTCAGGGACTTGGTGCAGGATTTGTGCCCGATATTCTGGATACGGCTATTTATGATGAGACGCTCCGCATTACCAATGATGAAGCTTTTCAAACCACACGTGAAGTAGCGAAACAAGAAGGAATATTGGGCGGTATTTCAGCCGGTGCCGCAGTTGCTGCAGCCAAAAAGGTTGCTAAACAGCTGGGCAAAGGGAAAAAAGTACTGGCAATAATCCCTGATAATGGCGAGCGTTATCTGTCCACACCGCTTTACCAGTATGACGAAGAATAA
- a CDS encoding peptidylprolyl isomerase, whose product MNRNLLLGIIAVLLVTNIATFIFWSQEETISLDDSGSQINQKEPVATVGEETISYDEWTEALRGNHGEKQLEDMINQQAVEQLAERNNITIDEKVINRELALLTTMQGIMTEEETQQKEEEWREDIIYRYQLEALLTDEIDIPDEEVRAYYEQYQDQYNVQASTQISHIVVEDFETAEKVHQEIEDGGSFDLLAREYSIDEETKDEGGYFEFLVNSSQFWPDGYLDKAEQMEERTYSEPFETNQGVAIIYLHRKLPAITFDYEEIKPYVERELAMDELDNSLSAAPLWNELNIEWIYGEE is encoded by the coding sequence ATGAACAGAAACCTTCTTTTAGGCATTATTGCAGTTTTACTGGTAACAAATATTGCCACATTTATTTTTTGGAGTCAGGAAGAAACGATCTCACTTGACGATAGTGGCAGTCAAATCAACCAAAAAGAGCCCGTCGCGACCGTTGGTGAAGAAACCATTTCATATGATGAATGGACGGAAGCATTGCGCGGGAACCATGGAGAAAAACAGCTGGAGGATATGATAAACCAGCAAGCAGTAGAACAGCTCGCTGAGAGAAACAATATCACCATAGATGAAAAAGTCATTAATCGGGAACTGGCACTTTTAACGACGATGCAGGGGATTATGACTGAGGAAGAAACGCAGCAAAAAGAAGAAGAATGGCGGGAGGATATCATCTACCGCTATCAATTGGAAGCCTTGCTGACAGATGAGATCGATATACCTGATGAGGAAGTCCGCGCATACTATGAACAATACCAGGATCAGTATAATGTTCAAGCGTCAACACAAATTTCCCATATCGTCGTTGAGGATTTTGAAACGGCAGAAAAAGTGCATCAGGAAATTGAAGATGGTGGCTCATTTGATTTGCTTGCTCGGGAATACTCGATTGATGAAGAGACAAAAGATGAAGGTGGTTATTTTGAGTTTCTGGTAAATTCAAGCCAATTTTGGCCTGATGGCTATCTGGATAAAGCAGAACAGATGGAGGAGCGGACATATAGTGAGCCTTTTGAAACCAATCAGGGTGTCGCAATTATTTATCTGCACCGCAAACTTCCAGCCATCACGTTTGATTATGAGGAAATAAAGCCATATGTCGAGCGGGAGTTAGCCATGGACGAGCTTGATAACTCATTGTCAGCTGCCCCTTTATGGAATGAGCTGAACATCGAATGGATTTATGGTGAGGAATAA
- the hslO gene encoding Hsp33 family molecular chaperone HslO, which yields MKDYLVKATTFGGVVRAYAINSTNTVEEAQRRQDTWATASAALGRTITVSAMMGAMLKGDDSLTVKLEGNGPIGAIIADSDATGDVRGYVTNPHVDFDLNTQGKLDVARAVGMEGTLSVVKDLGLKDHFTGQVPIISGEVGEDFTYYFANSEQTPSAVGAGVLVNSDHSILAAGGFIIQVMPGADEEVIERLEEKIQSFPAISTLVREGNSPEQMLERLFGEEEVTIHARLPVRFQCKCSKERVERSILGLGSEEIQNMIDEDHSAEATCHFCNEVYHLTEEELETLKASAEN from the coding sequence ATGAAAGATTATTTGGTAAAAGCAACGACATTCGGCGGAGTGGTCCGTGCCTATGCGATCAATTCGACAAATACAGTCGAAGAAGCGCAAAGAAGACAGGACACCTGGGCGACTGCCTCAGCTGCCCTTGGCAGAACCATTACAGTCAGTGCGATGATGGGGGCAATGCTAAAAGGCGATGACTCACTGACAGTTAAACTGGAGGGAAATGGCCCGATTGGCGCGATCATCGCTGACAGTGATGCCACCGGTGATGTGCGCGGCTATGTCACAAACCCACACGTTGACTTTGATTTAAATACACAAGGCAAACTGGACGTTGCAAGGGCAGTTGGTATGGAGGGGACGCTTAGTGTGGTTAAAGATTTAGGATTAAAAGATCATTTTACAGGGCAGGTCCCGATTATTTCCGGAGAAGTTGGAGAGGATTTCACCTATTATTTTGCCAACTCGGAACAGACACCTTCAGCAGTTGGAGCGGGTGTGTTAGTAAATTCTGATCACAGCATTTTGGCTGCCGGCGGATTTATCATTCAAGTAATGCCCGGTGCTGATGAAGAAGTGATTGAACGTCTTGAAGAAAAAATACAGTCATTCCCGGCGATTTCGACCCTGGTCAGAGAAGGCAATTCACCGGAGCAAATGCTGGAGCGGCTGTTTGGTGAAGAAGAAGTCACGATTCATGCACGCCTGCCCGTGCGCTTTCAATGCAAATGTTCCAAAGAACGTGTCGAACGGTCTATCCTTGGGCTCGGAAGCGAAGAGATCCAGAACATGATTGATGAAGATCACAGTGCAGAAGCGACATGCCATTTCTGTAATGAAGTTTATCATTTAACGGAAGAAGAACTGGAAACACTTAAAGCATCTGCCGAAAACTAA